Proteins encoded in a region of the Bartonella taylorii genome:
- a CDS encoding DMT family transporter, protein MTNIKQLKHPLLSKPELALFIATILWGITFLVIHIAVRYSGPLFFVGFRFIIASLICGAIFWRSMKDITVYETFAGMAIGLGMFLGYALQAMGLQTIMSSQSAFITALYVPIVPILQWIVFKKPPRLACWIGIVFAFIGLVLISGQKPGRFDFSKGEILTLLGALAIAAEVILIGMFANKVDSRRVTIMQLFFSGLLSFLCMPLMGESIPEFSWVWLSIGIGLALMSAIIQLAMNWAQKSISPTRATLIYAGEPVWAGIVGRLAGERLSPLALFGGVLILIGIVVAELQPSQWRKKDKVRKN, encoded by the coding sequence ATGACTAATATAAAACAGTTGAAACATCCTTTATTAAGCAAGCCAGAATTAGCATTATTTATTGCAACAATATTGTGGGGCATTACATTTTTAGTAATTCATATCGCAGTACGTTATAGCGGTCCTCTCTTTTTTGTGGGATTTCGTTTTATTATTGCATCGCTTATATGTGGGGCAATTTTTTGGCGCTCTATGAAAGATATAACTGTTTATGAAACTTTTGCTGGAATGGCTATTGGTTTGGGAATGTTTCTGGGTTACGCTTTGCAAGCTATGGGACTGCAAACCATTATGAGTAGTCAGTCGGCTTTTATTACGGCGCTTTATGTCCCTATAGTTCCAATATTGCAATGGATTGTTTTTAAAAAACCACCTCGTTTAGCTTGTTGGATCGGTATCGTTTTTGCTTTTATTGGGCTTGTACTTATTTCTGGACAAAAGCCGGGAAGGTTCGATTTTTCAAAAGGTGAAATTCTGACTTTGTTAGGTGCTTTAGCAATTGCTGCAGAGGTTATACTCATTGGAATGTTTGCTAACAAGGTTGATAGCCGGCGTGTAACGATTATGCAGTTATTTTTTAGTGGTCTTTTGTCATTTCTTTGTATGCCTTTGATGGGTGAAAGCATTCCTGAATTTTCGTGGGTATGGCTGAGTATCGGTATAGGATTGGCATTGATGAGTGCTATCATTCAATTGGCGATGAATTGGGCACAAAAGTCTATTTCTCCTACACGTGCAACACTCATTTACGCGGGTGAACCTGTATGGGCTGGCATTGTTGGGCGTTTAGCTGGTGAGCGTTTATCTCCTTTGGCTTTGTTTGGGGGAGTACTCATCTTGATTGGGATTGTCGTGGCTGAATTACAACCTTCACAATGGCGGAAAAAAGATAAAGTGAGAAAAAACTGA
- the argB gene encoding acetylglutamate kinase, protein MDDVENDVADVFEKQAAFLSSALPYMQKYENETVVVKYGGHAMGDPALGRAFARDIALLKQSGINPVVVHGGGPQIAEILMKMGIESRFENGLRVTDERIVEVVEMVLAGSINKEIVALINAEGEWAIGLCGKDGNMVFAEKAYKTIIDPDSHIERVLDLGFVGEPVEVDRTLLDLLACSEMIPVLAPVAPGRDGKTYNINADIFAGAIAGALEAKRLLFLTDVSGVLDKQGKLLKKLTISEAENLIKNGTISDGMIPKVETCMKALQNGVEGVVILNGKTPHSVLLELFTEQGAGTLIVP, encoded by the coding sequence ATGGATGATGTTGAAAACGATGTTGCAGATGTTTTTGAAAAACAAGCAGCATTTTTATCGTCTGCTTTACCTTATATGCAAAAATATGAAAATGAAACCGTCGTTGTAAAATATGGTGGTCACGCTATGGGTGATCCTGCTTTGGGGCGAGCGTTTGCGCGTGATATTGCTCTGTTGAAGCAATCAGGAATTAATCCCGTTGTTGTTCATGGTGGAGGTCCTCAAATTGCAGAAATTTTGATGAAAATGGGCATTGAGTCACGGTTTGAAAATGGTTTACGCGTAACCGATGAGCGGATTGTGGAAGTGGTTGAAATGGTTTTGGCAGGCTCCATAAACAAGGAAATAGTCGCTCTCATCAATGCAGAGGGTGAATGGGCAATAGGGTTGTGCGGCAAGGATGGCAATATGGTTTTTGCCGAAAAGGCATATAAAACTATAATTGATCCCGATTCACATATTGAACGTGTTTTAGATTTGGGATTTGTTGGTGAACCTGTTGAAGTTGATCGCACATTACTGGATCTTTTGGCATGTTCTGAAATGATTCCAGTTCTTGCTCCTGTAGCTCCAGGTCGCGATGGTAAAACCTATAATATTAATGCTGATATTTTTGCTGGAGCCATTGCCGGTGCATTAGAGGCCAAACGCCTTTTGTTTCTAACAGATGTTTCTGGTGTCTTAGATAAACAGGGTAAACTTTTAAAGAAATTGACAATTTCTGAAGCTGAAAATCTTATCAAAAATGGAACAATTTCAGATGGTATGATTCCAAAGGTAGAGACTTGTATGAAAGCCCTTCAAAATGGTGTCGAAGGTGTTGTTATTCTAAATGGCAAAACTCCCCATTCTGTCTTGCTAGAGCTGTTCACCGAACAGGGAGCGGGAACGCTTATTGTTCCATAA
- the dnaJ gene encoding molecular chaperone DnaJ, with protein MKVDYYEILGVTRECDDKKLKSAFRRLAMQYHPDRNAGDKEAERKFKEIGEAYEVLKDPQKRAAYDRFGHAAFENNGREGANPFSGFAASGGFSDIFEDFFGEIMGGAHRKRSDGRERGADLSYNMEVTLEEAFSGKTAQINIPNSVTCDACEGSGAKKGSKPQVCGTCHGAGRVRAAQGFFSIERTCPACHGRGETITDPCPKCQGTRRMEKKRSLSVNIPAGIEDGTRIRLSGEGDSGIRGGPSGDLYIFLSIKPHEFFQREGADLHCRVPISMVTAALGGEFEVSDLDGIKARVKVPEGTQNGCQFRLKGKGMPMLRRQQTRGDLYIHIAIETPQKLTQEQRELLQKFEKLSNYENSPQSHGFFSRMKEFFENISGRNE; from the coding sequence ATGAAGGTTGATTATTATGAAATTCTTGGCGTGACTCGCGAATGTGATGATAAAAAGCTGAAATCTGCGTTTCGTAGGTTAGCGATGCAATATCATCCTGATCGGAACGCAGGGGATAAAGAGGCAGAGCGGAAATTTAAAGAAATCGGCGAAGCTTATGAAGTTCTCAAAGACCCTCAAAAGCGCGCTGCTTATGATCGATTTGGTCATGCGGCTTTTGAAAATAATGGCCGCGAGGGAGCAAATCCCTTTAGTGGTTTTGCAGCCAGTGGTGGATTTTCCGACATTTTTGAAGATTTTTTTGGCGAAATTATGGGAGGGGCGCACCGTAAGCGTAGTGATGGGCGTGAGCGTGGTGCAGATCTGAGTTATAATATGGAAGTGACCTTGGAAGAGGCATTTTCAGGAAAAACTGCGCAAATTAATATTCCTAATTCTGTTACTTGTGATGCTTGTGAAGGATCGGGTGCGAAAAAGGGCTCTAAGCCACAAGTTTGTGGAACTTGTCATGGGGCTGGCCGTGTGCGTGCTGCCCAAGGTTTCTTTTCTATTGAGCGAACATGTCCTGCATGTCATGGACGTGGTGAAACGATTACGGATCCATGCCCGAAATGTCAGGGGACGAGACGGATGGAAAAAAAGCGTTCATTGAGCGTGAATATTCCAGCTGGTATTGAAGATGGTACACGTATTCGCCTTTCTGGTGAAGGAGATTCTGGCATTCGTGGTGGCCCTAGCGGTGATCTTTATATTTTTCTTTCCATTAAACCACATGAGTTTTTTCAGCGAGAAGGGGCAGATCTTCACTGCCGTGTTCCTATTTCAATGGTGACAGCTGCTTTAGGAGGAGAGTTTGAGGTTTCCGACCTTGATGGAATCAAAGCACGTGTTAAGGTTCCAGAAGGGACACAAAATGGATGCCAATTTCGCCTTAAAGGCAAGGGCATGCCCATGTTGCGTCGTCAGCAGACAAGGGGTGACCTTTATATCCATATCGCTATCGAAACACCACAGAAATTAACACAAGAGCAGCGCGAATTGTTGCAAAAATTTGAAAAGCTTTCCAATTATGAGAATTCACCGCAATCACACGGTTTTTTTTCGCGGATGAAGGAATTTTTTGAGAATATTTCTGGTCGAAATGAGTGA